The following proteins are encoded in a genomic region of Rubrobacter xylanophilus DSM 9941:
- a CDS encoding TIGR00374 family protein, with product MRGALLRNLLFLLSLGLALHLLLPRIPGVERSLELVSRASVPLILAALAAELLSELSYAGLLGRVTAAAANIPPRLRRRRGLGSWYMLRLTVTGYGASHALPGGGAAGAAVAYTALRSRGLERRRIGAALAATSALAYGALGTILAASLLYLLARGNLDPAQRTAASLGLSLTLAGFAGSYAVYRNPLPARLALEGAAKGLPGLLGGSARGRRLAAALERALLRLGAELGALRRQLMSAPPAEILRLCALALGFWAFDALCLLLMFRAFGVEVGTAELLAAYGIATAAGALPLTPGGIGVFETTILTVLVLFGIGPEATVPVLGYRLFNFWLPIPLAALLYPTLHRRPGPRPPLSRFGRRYS from the coding sequence GTGCGGGGCGCCCTGCTGCGCAACCTGCTCTTTCTGCTCTCCCTCGGCCTGGCGCTCCACCTGCTGCTGCCCCGGATACCGGGCGTGGAGCGCTCGCTGGAGCTGGTCTCCCGGGCCTCCGTCCCCCTGATCCTGGCCGCCCTCGCCGCCGAGCTGCTGAGCGAGCTCTCCTACGCCGGGCTCCTCGGGCGCGTGACCGCCGCCGCGGCGAACATCCCGCCGCGCCTGCGCCGCCGGCGCGGCCTGGGCAGCTGGTACATGCTGCGGCTGACCGTGACCGGCTACGGGGCCTCGCACGCCCTCCCCGGCGGCGGCGCGGCCGGCGCGGCGGTCGCCTACACCGCGCTGCGCAGCCGGGGCCTCGAGCGCCGCCGGATCGGGGCGGCCCTCGCGGCCACCTCGGCGCTCGCCTACGGGGCGCTGGGGACCATCCTGGCGGCGAGCCTGCTCTACCTGCTCGCCCGCGGGAACCTGGACCCGGCGCAGCGGACGGCGGCCTCGCTCGGCCTCTCCCTCACGCTTGCCGGCTTCGCCGGGAGCTACGCGGTCTACCGCAACCCGCTGCCGGCGAGGCTCGCGCTTGAGGGGGCGGCGAAGGGGCTGCCGGGGCTGCTCGGCGGATCTGCGCGCGGCCGGCGCCTCGCCGCCGCCCTGGAGCGGGCCCTGCTCCGCCTCGGGGCCGAGCTCGGCGCCCTGCGGCGGCAGCTCATGTCCGCCCCTCCGGCCGAGATCCTCCGGCTTTGCGCCCTGGCGCTCGGGTTCTGGGCCTTCGACGCGCTGTGCCTGCTGCTCATGTTCCGGGCCTTCGGCGTCGAGGTGGGCACCGCCGAGCTGCTCGCCGCCTACGGCATCGCGACCGCCGCCGGCGCCCTCCCCCTGACCCCCGGCGGCATCGGGGTCTTCGAGACAACCATCCTGACCGTGCTGGTGCTCTTCGGGATCGGGCCGGAGGCCACCGTCCCGGTGCTCGGCTACCGGCTCTTCAACTTCTGGCTGCCCATACCGCTGGCGGCGCTCCTGTACCCCACGCTGCACCGCAGGCCGGGCCCGCGGCCCCCGCTCTCGCGCTTCGGGCGGCGCTACTCGTAG
- a CDS encoding aldehyde dehydrogenase family protein, with translation MSETQTREELVSYPAIIGGERVSPERSFEDVDPSTGRPCALVARCGRQEVDRAVEAAREAHEKAWRRSTPAERARVLHRISQLLRRDHEEIARLESLDTGKPLSQARADATVAARYFEFYANTIESFYGETIPALPDAFVYTLREPHGVTGHIIPWNYPIQISCRSVAPALATGNCCVLKPAEEAPLTALRLGELALEAGLPPGALNVVPGYGEEAGAALAAHPGIDHLSFTGSVEVGRLVSRSAADNVVPVTLELGGKSPNIVLADADLERAVPVIVNSIIQNAGQTCSAGSRLLVESRLHGELVERVASRFQEIRIGPGPEDPDLGPIISEAQRERVKGYVETGRREAELVTGGGVPQDPRLAGGFYFEPTLFDRVEPGSTIFREEIFGPVLAVSTFEEAEEAAALANATDYGLIAAVWTRDVGKAHWLARELRVGQVYINTYGAGGGVELPFGGFKKSGHGREKGYEALYEYTQVKTVALSYAR, from the coding sequence ATGAGCGAGACGCAGACCAGAGAGGAGCTCGTGAGCTACCCGGCGATCATCGGGGGCGAGCGGGTGAGCCCCGAGAGGAGCTTCGAGGACGTGGACCCCTCCACGGGGCGGCCCTGCGCGCTGGTGGCCCGCTGCGGGCGGCAGGAGGTGGACCGGGCCGTGGAGGCGGCCCGCGAGGCGCACGAGAAGGCGTGGCGCAGGAGCACGCCCGCCGAGCGCGCGCGGGTGCTGCACCGCATCTCGCAGCTGCTGCGCAGAGACCACGAGGAGATAGCCCGCCTGGAGAGCCTGGACACCGGCAAGCCCCTCAGCCAGGCCCGCGCCGACGCGACGGTCGCGGCCCGCTACTTCGAGTTCTACGCCAACACCATCGAGTCCTTCTACGGCGAGACCATCCCCGCGCTCCCCGACGCCTTCGTCTACACCCTGCGCGAGCCCCACGGCGTGACGGGGCACATCATCCCGTGGAACTACCCCATCCAGATCAGCTGCCGCTCGGTGGCCCCGGCCCTGGCCACCGGCAACTGCTGCGTGCTCAAGCCGGCGGAGGAGGCGCCGCTGACGGCGCTGCGGCTGGGGGAGCTTGCGCTCGAGGCCGGGCTGCCGCCGGGGGCGCTGAACGTGGTGCCCGGCTACGGCGAGGAGGCGGGGGCGGCGCTGGCCGCCCACCCCGGCATAGACCACCTCTCCTTCACCGGCTCTGTGGAGGTGGGAAGGCTGGTTAGCAGGTCCGCCGCCGACAACGTGGTCCCGGTGACGCTGGAGCTGGGGGGCAAGTCCCCGAACATCGTGCTGGCCGACGCGGACCTGGAGCGGGCGGTGCCCGTCATCGTGAACTCCATCATCCAGAACGCGGGGCAGACCTGCTCGGCGGGCTCGCGGCTGCTGGTGGAGAGCCGGCTGCACGGGGAGCTCGTCGAGCGGGTGGCCTCGCGCTTCCAGGAGATCCGGATAGGCCCCGGCCCCGAGGACCCTGACCTGGGCCCCATCATCTCCGAGGCCCAGCGCGAGCGGGTGAAGGGCTACGTGGAGACCGGGCGCCGGGAGGCGGAGCTCGTGACCGGCGGCGGCGTCCCCCAAGACCCCCGGCTGGCCGGCGGCTTCTACTTCGAGCCCACCCTCTTCGACCGGGTGGAGCCCGGGTCCACCATCTTCCGGGAGGAGATCTTCGGGCCGGTGCTCGCCGTCTCGACCTTCGAGGAGGCGGAGGAGGCCGCCGCCCTCGCCAACGCCACGGACTACGGCCTGATCGCCGCGGTCTGGACCCGGGACGTGGGCAAGGCGCACTGGCTCGCCCGGGAGCTGCGCGTCGGGCAGGTGTACATCAACACCTACGGCGCGGGCGGGGGCGTGGAGCTGCCCTTCGGGGGCTTCAAGAAGAGCGGCCACGGCCGGGAGAAGGGCTACGAGGCCCTCTACGAGTACACCCAGGTGAAGACCGTGGCGCTGAGTTACGCCCGGTAG
- a CDS encoding hydroxyacid-oxoacid transhydrogenase, producing the protein MQDTGGSDRETIYTMEATPLKFGPGASEEVGWEVKRLRVSRVMLVSDPGVVEAGITPRIKELIEAEGIEVELWDKVRVEPTADSFQAAADFAVEGGFDGFVAVGGGSSIDTAKVANLVATHPAPIMDYVNPPVGGGRKPPSPLKPLLAVPTTAGTGAEATTVAVLDIPEQKVKTGISHQYLRPNRGVVDPLLTVSMPRAVTSSSGLDVVCHAAESFLARPYNTRPKPKSPDDRPPYQGSNPIADMWSSKALEYGGRYLRRAVADGKDVEARGHMMLGASLAGVGFGSAGVHIPHACAYPIAGLKHEYRPPGYPQDHPFVPHGWSVIVTAPAAFRFTYDASPERHHRVAELLSGGPVENPDENTLPEVLVQLMKDVGAPRGVAEFGYTEEDIPALVEGAMKQQRLLVLTPKEVTEEDLANILRESMENW; encoded by the coding sequence GTGCAGGATACCGGCGGTTCGGACCGCGAGACCATCTACACCATGGAGGCGACCCCGCTCAAGTTCGGGCCCGGGGCCTCAGAGGAGGTCGGCTGGGAGGTAAAGCGGCTGCGGGTGAGCAGGGTCATGCTCGTCTCCGACCCGGGGGTGGTGGAGGCCGGGATCACACCGCGCATAAAGGAGCTCATCGAGGCCGAGGGCATCGAGGTAGAGCTCTGGGACAAGGTGCGGGTGGAGCCCACCGCGGACTCCTTCCAGGCGGCGGCGGACTTCGCCGTGGAGGGGGGCTTCGACGGCTTCGTGGCGGTGGGGGGCGGCTCCAGCATAGACACCGCCAAGGTGGCCAACCTCGTGGCGACCCACCCGGCCCCGATCATGGACTACGTCAACCCGCCGGTTGGCGGGGGGAGAAAGCCGCCGAGCCCGCTCAAGCCGCTGCTGGCGGTCCCGACGACCGCCGGGACCGGCGCGGAGGCGACCACGGTGGCCGTGCTGGACATCCCGGAGCAGAAGGTGAAGACCGGGATCTCCCACCAGTACCTGCGGCCGAACCGGGGGGTGGTGGACCCGCTGCTGACGGTGAGCATGCCCCGGGCGGTGACCTCCTCCAGCGGGCTGGACGTGGTCTGCCACGCCGCCGAGTCCTTTCTGGCCAGGCCCTACAACACCCGCCCGAAGCCCAAGAGCCCCGACGACCGGCCGCCGTACCAGGGCTCGAACCCGATCGCGGACATGTGGTCCTCCAAGGCGCTGGAGTACGGGGGGCGCTACCTGCGGCGGGCGGTCGCCGACGGGAAGGACGTGGAGGCGCGCGGCCACATGATGCTCGGGGCCTCGCTCGCGGGGGTGGGCTTCGGGTCGGCCGGGGTGCACATCCCGCACGCCTGCGCCTACCCCATAGCCGGTCTCAAGCACGAGTACCGGCCGCCCGGCTACCCGCAGGACCACCCCTTCGTCCCGCACGGGTGGTCGGTGATCGTGACCGCCCCGGCGGCCTTCCGCTTCACCTACGACGCCTCCCCGGAGCGCCACCACCGGGTCGCCGAGCTGCTCTCGGGCGGCCCCGTAGAGAACCCGGACGAGAACACCCTGCCGGAGGTGCTCGTCCAGCTCATGAAGGACGTGGGCGCGCCGCGGGGGGTCGCCGAGTTCGGCTACACCGAGGAGGACATACCGGCCCTCGTGGAGGGGGCGATGAAGCAGCAGCGGCTGCTGGTCCTCACCCCGAAGGAGGTCACCGAGGAGGACCTGGCGAACATCCTCCGCGAGTCGATGGAGAACTGGTAG
- a CDS encoding FAD-binding and (Fe-S)-binding domain-containing protein produces the protein MDARTAANLARDLRGRLEGNLDGYLRTDEASRALYATDASIYKRRPLGVVVARSEADVQRALAAARELGLAITPRGTGTSLAGQATAPGLALDVSEMDGVVELDPQRRRCTVEPGVVQGELNALAKPHGLVFGADTSTSDVATLGGMIGNNSAGMRSVVYGTTADQVLGLRCVLASGEVVKLRALSRSEAESRARGGGAEARLLRGALEIGERYGREIRRRFPRLIRRVSGYGLDALVDPEVVDLTRLVCGSEGTLAVVTRAEVCLRELPEARGLASFEFGGLAEAARATVRLLETGPSAIEMLDDVAIGRARANPAYAGATRFVRGEPRALLLVEWSGGREEVEERLAGIGGLGGEVGASAAVPLRSEAEQEQTVKLRKSTLPLLLGTADREKPVAFVEDAAVPPERLEEFLVRFEEIVRRNGTWACFYGHASVGCMHVRPALDTSDEGGVRRMRRIAEEVADLVAELGGSISGEHGDGLSRSEFLGKMYGEEILRAFADLKRLFDPEGLLNPGVIVDPPPMDRNLRIGPGHRRLPVRTGLDFSSQGGFAAAVELCNGSGFCRKKLSGTMCPSYMVTRDERDTTRARANLLRSVLDGTLPPEELTGRRMREVMDLCVGCKACKTECPSRVDVASMKTEVLYQMGKKSGFSLRQRLAGRIRRQLALASRAPGLYNALARSLPARLAASLAGIDRRRSLPAVAPVPFSRRFPGLPQGEGPREVALFNDTWNEYQSPQIGEGAVRLLAAAGVRILLPGVVCCGRPMLSEGLVEEARENARRNVEVLHPLAERGVPLVGLEPSCILTIRDDYAKLLPGDGRVEEVAAATRLFEEALLEVGEGLRLEPGPPVLLHGHCHQKALVGTGPTERALGLAAEGVEVVDSGCCGMAGLFGYEKGHYEVSMRMGERRLFPAVRESGGREVIAPGTSCRQQILDGTGRRALHPAEYLAARLPG, from the coding sequence ATGGATGCCCGAACGGCGGCTAACCTCGCCCGAGATCTCCGCGGGAGGCTCGAGGGGAACCTCGACGGCTACCTGCGCACCGACGAGGCCTCCCGCGCCCTGTACGCCACCGACGCCTCCATCTACAAGCGGCGCCCGCTGGGGGTGGTGGTGGCCCGCAGCGAGGCCGACGTGCAGCGGGCGCTCGCGGCCGCCCGGGAGCTCGGGCTCGCCATAACCCCCCGCGGCACCGGAACCTCCCTGGCCGGGCAGGCCACCGCGCCCGGGCTCGCGCTGGACGTCTCGGAGATGGACGGGGTGGTGGAGCTGGACCCCCAGAGGCGGCGCTGCACCGTCGAGCCCGGGGTGGTGCAGGGGGAGCTGAACGCGCTGGCGAAGCCGCACGGCCTCGTCTTCGGGGCGGACACCTCCACCTCGGATGTGGCCACCCTGGGCGGCATGATAGGCAACAACTCCGCCGGGATGCGCTCGGTGGTCTACGGGACGACGGCGGACCAGGTCTTGGGGTTGCGGTGCGTGCTCGCGAGCGGCGAGGTGGTGAAGCTCAGGGCGCTCTCGCGCTCGGAGGCCGAGAGCAGGGCGCGCGGCGGGGGGGCCGAGGCGCGGCTGCTGCGCGGGGCGCTAGAGATCGGGGAGCGCTACGGGCGCGAGATCCGGCGCCGCTTCCCGCGCCTGATCCGGCGGGTCTCAGGCTACGGCCTCGACGCCCTCGTGGACCCGGAGGTCGTGGACCTCACCCGCCTCGTCTGCGGCTCCGAGGGGACGCTCGCGGTCGTCACCCGCGCTGAGGTCTGCCTGCGCGAGCTGCCGGAGGCGCGGGGGCTCGCCTCCTTCGAGTTCGGCGGCCTGGCGGAGGCCGCGAGGGCCACCGTGCGGCTGCTCGAGACCGGACCCTCGGCCATAGAGATGCTCGACGACGTGGCCATAGGGCGCGCCCGGGCCAACCCGGCCTACGCCGGGGCCACCCGCTTCGTGCGCGGCGAGCCGCGGGCGCTTTTGCTCGTGGAGTGGAGCGGGGGCCGGGAGGAGGTGGAGGAGCGCCTCGCCGGCATCGGCGGGCTCGGGGGCGAGGTGGGCGCCTCGGCGGCCGTCCCGCTGCGCTCGGAGGCCGAGCAGGAACAGACCGTGAAGCTCAGGAAGTCCACCCTCCCGCTCCTGCTCGGCACGGCGGACCGCGAGAAGCCCGTGGCCTTCGTGGAGGACGCCGCGGTGCCCCCGGAGCGGCTCGAGGAGTTTCTGGTGCGCTTCGAGGAGATCGTGCGGCGAAACGGGACCTGGGCGTGCTTCTACGGTCACGCCTCCGTGGGGTGCATGCACGTCCGCCCGGCGCTCGACACCTCCGACGAGGGGGGCGTCCGGCGGATGCGGCGCATCGCCGAGGAGGTCGCCGACCTGGTGGCGGAGCTGGGGGGCTCCATCTCCGGCGAGCACGGCGACGGGCTCTCCCGCTCGGAGTTCCTCGGGAAGATGTACGGGGAGGAGATCCTGCGGGCCTTCGCGGATCTCAAGCGCCTCTTCGACCCGGAGGGGCTGCTGAACCCCGGCGTGATCGTCGACCCCCCGCCCATGGACCGCAACCTGCGCATCGGGCCCGGACACCGGCGGCTGCCGGTGCGCACCGGGCTGGACTTCTCCTCGCAGGGTGGCTTTGCGGCGGCGGTGGAGCTGTGCAACGGCTCGGGCTTCTGCCGCAAGAAGCTCTCCGGCACCATGTGCCCCTCCTACATGGTCACCCGCGACGAGAGGGATACCACCCGGGCCCGGGCCAATTTGCTGCGCTCGGTGCTGGACGGCACGCTGCCGCCGGAGGAGCTCACGGGACGGCGCATGCGGGAGGTGATGGATTTGTGCGTGGGGTGCAAGGCGTGCAAGACCGAGTGCCCCTCCCGGGTGGACGTGGCCTCCATGAAGACCGAGGTGCTCTACCAGATGGGCAAGAAGAGCGGCTTCTCCCTCAGGCAGCGGCTCGCCGGGCGTATCCGGCGCCAGCTCGCCCTGGCCTCCCGGGCGCCCGGGCTCTACAACGCCCTCGCCCGCAGCCTCCCCGCCCGCCTGGCGGCCTCCCTGGCCGGCATAGACCGGCGCCGGAGCCTGCCGGCGGTGGCGCCGGTGCCCTTCTCCCGCCGCTTCCCCGGGCTCCCGCAGGGCGAGGGACCGCGGGAGGTGGCGCTCTTCAACGACACCTGGAACGAGTACCAGAGCCCCCAGATAGGCGAGGGGGCCGTCAGGCTCCTCGCTGCCGCCGGGGTGCGGATCCTGCTGCCCGGGGTCGTGTGCTGCGGGAGGCCGATGCTCTCCGAGGGGCTCGTGGAGGAGGCCCGGGAGAACGCCCGGCGCAACGTGGAGGTGCTCCACCCGCTCGCCGAGCGCGGCGTGCCGCTGGTGGGGCTCGAGCCGAGCTGCATCCTCACCATCCGGGACGACTACGCAAAGCTCCTCCCCGGCGACGGGCGGGTGGAGGAGGTTGCGGCCGCCACCCGGCTCTTCGAGGAGGCGCTGCTCGAGGTGGGGGAGGGGCTGCGGCTCGAGCCGGGGCCGCCGGTGCTCCTGCACGGCCACTGCCACCAGAAGGCGCTCGTGGGCACGGGGCCTACCGAGAGGGCGCTCGGGCTCGCCGCCGAGGGGGTGGAGGTGGTGGACTCCGGCTGCTGCGGGATGGCCGGGCTCTTCGGCTACGAGAAGGGCCACTACGAGGTCTCCATGCGGATGGGGGAGCGGCGGCTGTTCCCGGCGGTCCGGGAGAGCGGGGGGCGGGAGGTGATCGCCCCCGGCACCTCCTGCCGGCAGCAGATCCTGGACGGCACAGGCAGGAGGGCGCTCCACCCGGCGGAGTACCTGGCCGCGAGGCTTCCGGGATGA
- a CDS encoding zinc-binding dehydrogenase → MKGMVAALAGPERVEVRSFDVPEPEPGAVVARVRRANVCGSEVHIYHFHHPLIRECVLGHEFVGEIVALGEGVTTDYAGQPVREGDRVTAPYYLTCRRCPACLRGDFNLCQRAYAFWSRPPEVEPHFHGAFATHYYIHPDQYFYRVPEGLPDEVVAGANCGLSQVLFGLHRAGLSAGDTLVVQGAGGLGLYAAAVGRHMGARVVAVEGIPERLELARRFGAEEVVDMAEHPTPGERAGRVRELTGGYGADVVLEVTGVPAAFVEALELARPGGCVVEIGNVNVGREHEVPLAPGLITRKMLRIQGFVRYQPWYLHRALRFLEQHHREHPFGELTDREYPLKQVGEAIEREEARRVARPAIVPDL, encoded by the coding sequence ATGAAGGGCATGGTGGCCGCCCTCGCCGGCCCGGAGAGGGTGGAGGTTCGCAGCTTCGACGTGCCAGAACCGGAGCCCGGGGCGGTGGTGGCGCGGGTGCGACGGGCGAACGTCTGCGGCTCGGAGGTGCACATCTACCACTTCCACCACCCCCTGATCCGGGAGTGCGTGCTGGGGCACGAGTTCGTCGGCGAGATCGTGGCCCTGGGCGAGGGGGTAACCACCGACTACGCGGGGCAGCCGGTGCGGGAGGGGGACCGGGTGACGGCCCCCTACTACCTGACCTGCCGCCGGTGCCCGGCCTGCCTGCGGGGCGACTTCAACCTCTGCCAGAGGGCCTACGCCTTCTGGTCGCGGCCGCCGGAGGTGGAGCCGCACTTCCACGGGGCGTTCGCCACCCACTACTACATCCACCCGGACCAGTACTTCTACAGGGTCCCGGAGGGCCTGCCCGACGAGGTGGTGGCCGGGGCGAACTGCGGGCTCTCGCAGGTGCTCTTCGGGCTGCACCGGGCGGGGCTCTCCGCCGGCGACACCCTCGTGGTGCAGGGCGCGGGAGGGCTGGGGCTCTACGCCGCGGCGGTCGGCAGGCACATGGGGGCGCGGGTCGTGGCGGTGGAGGGCATCCCCGAGCGCCTGGAGCTGGCCCGGCGGTTCGGCGCCGAGGAGGTGGTGGACATGGCCGAGCACCCCACGCCCGGGGAGCGGGCCGGGCGGGTGCGGGAGCTCACCGGGGGCTACGGGGCGGACGTGGTGCTCGAGGTGACCGGCGTCCCGGCGGCGTTCGTGGAGGCGCTGGAGCTGGCGCGCCCTGGGGGCTGCGTCGTGGAGATAGGGAACGTCAACGTGGGCAGGGAGCACGAGGTCCCGCTGGCCCCCGGCCTGATCACGCGCAAGATGCTGCGGATCCAGGGCTTTGTCCGTTACCAGCCGTGGTATCTGCACCGGGCGCTGCGCTTTCTGGAGCAGCACCACCGCGAGCACCCCTTCGGCGAGCTGACCGACCGGGAGTACCCCCTGAAGCAGGTGGGCGAGGCCATAGAGCGCGAGGAGGCGCGCCGGGTGGCCCGCCCGGCGATCGTACCGGACCTGTAA
- a CDS encoding N-acyl homoserine lactonase family protein: MKLFVLDNGTLELDMAWLVLNPKPATVDNKHPQADWVTIPTYTVLVEHPDLGWVLFDGTCHPEWESRWPEALQPIFPYRAEERQYLPMQLEQLNLKMSDIDIVVISHLHLDHCGCLDFFRGTKAGRRGIIVHDAEFAHALKVTHKGPVDYAGAYVKGDFDMPNLNYDLMLGPHLELAPDLHLYHWPGHTPGLIGMVAHTEHSGTFIFTSDAIYLERNLKEWVLSGIVYDTVAYFNSMYQIKQLARKHDATLGYGHDMEKFRALKKAPEYYE, from the coding sequence ATGAAGCTCTTTGTTCTGGACAACGGGACCCTCGAGCTGGACATGGCCTGGCTGGTCTTGAACCCCAAGCCGGCCACCGTGGACAACAAGCACCCGCAGGCCGACTGGGTCACCATCCCCACCTACACCGTCCTCGTCGAGCACCCCGACCTCGGCTGGGTGCTCTTCGACGGCACCTGCCACCCCGAGTGGGAGAGCCGCTGGCCGGAGGCGCTGCAGCCCATCTTCCCCTACCGGGCCGAGGAGCGGCAGTACCTGCCGATGCAGCTCGAGCAGCTCAACCTCAAGATGAGCGACATAGACATCGTGGTCATCTCCCACCTGCACCTCGACCACTGCGGGTGCCTGGACTTCTTCCGCGGGACGAAGGCCGGCAGGCGCGGGATCATCGTCCACGACGCCGAGTTCGCCCACGCGCTCAAGGTCACCCACAAGGGCCCGGTGGACTACGCCGGGGCCTACGTCAAGGGCGACTTCGACATGCCCAACCTGAACTACGACCTGATGCTCGGGCCGCACCTGGAGCTGGCCCCGGATCTGCACCTCTACCACTGGCCGGGGCACACGCCGGGCCTGATCGGGATGGTCGCCCACACCGAGCACTCGGGCACCTTCATCTTCACCTCGGACGCCATCTACCTGGAGCGGAACCTGAAGGAGTGGGTGCTCTCGGGGATCGTCTACGACACGGTGGCGTACTTCAACTCGATGTACCAGATAAAGCAGCTCGCCCGCAAGCACGACGCGACCCTGGGCTACGGGCACGACATGGAGAAGTTCAGGGCCCTCAAGAAGGCCCCCGAGTACTACGAGTAG
- a CDS encoding MGH1-like glycoside hydrolase domain-containing protein has product MREDSLGPRERALIEQAKLVLEFNWTGGYTKPGPRLYPHQWSWDSALISIGYSHYDQGRAESELLHLLDARWRNGLLPQIVFNPSFGNYFPGPGFWHAQESPDAPEGHKTSGVVQPPVHATAARLVYERAPDRRRARGFLERAYPHLAAWHDYLYRERDPEGEGLAYIRHPWESGMDNAPLWDAILQRMHLREDEIPAYRRVDVHTVSEQDRPTSAAYDRFAYLVKLFAELGYDEAGIRRRCPFLVQDVLFNSLLCRAGEDLAELASEVGEDPSPHRERARRTARALDGKLWDEEHGTYLDYDLVAKRPIHVYCAANFLPLFAGVPDAGKARRMVDFLERGGFGLSGGHIKPVPSYDVRGFGFSPTQYWRGPVWINMDWFLMRGLRRYGYGEQAGRLRDAIVELCEKSGFYEYFDPATGQGHGSVLFSWSAALLIDALLGAEEGDR; this is encoded by the coding sequence GTGCGGGAGGACAGCTTGGGGCCGCGGGAGAGGGCCCTCATCGAGCAGGCGAAGCTGGTATTGGAGTTCAACTGGACCGGCGGGTACACCAAGCCCGGGCCGAGGCTCTACCCGCACCAGTGGTCGTGGGACTCGGCCCTGATCTCGATCGGCTACAGCCACTACGACCAGGGCCGGGCGGAGAGCGAGCTGCTGCACCTCCTGGACGCCCGGTGGAGAAACGGGCTTTTGCCCCAGATCGTCTTCAACCCCTCCTTCGGGAACTACTTCCCCGGGCCCGGCTTCTGGCACGCCCAGGAGAGCCCCGACGCCCCGGAGGGCCACAAGACCTCGGGCGTGGTGCAGCCGCCGGTGCACGCCACCGCCGCGCGGCTCGTCTACGAGCGAGCGCCGGACCGCCGGCGGGCGCGGGGGTTTCTGGAGCGGGCCTACCCGCACCTGGCGGCCTGGCACGACTACCTCTACCGGGAGCGCGACCCGGAGGGCGAGGGGCTCGCCTACATCCGGCACCCCTGGGAGAGCGGGATGGACAACGCCCCCCTGTGGGACGCCATCCTGCAGCGGATGCACCTGCGGGAGGACGAGATCCCCGCCTACCGGCGGGTGGACGTGCACACCGTCTCGGAGCAGGACAGGCCCACGAGCGCGGCCTACGACCGCTTCGCCTACCTGGTGAAGCTCTTCGCGGAGCTGGGCTACGACGAGGCCGGGATCCGGCGGCGCTGCCCCTTCCTGGTGCAGGACGTGCTCTTCAACAGCCTGCTGTGCCGGGCCGGCGAAGACCTGGCGGAGCTCGCCTCCGAGGTCGGGGAGGATCCCTCGCCGCACCGCGAGCGGGCCCGCAGGACGGCCCGGGCGCTGGACGGCAAGCTCTGGGACGAGGAGCACGGAACCTACCTGGACTACGACCTGGTGGCGAAGAGGCCCATCCACGTCTACTGCGCGGCCAACTTCCTGCCGCTGTTCGCCGGCGTTCCGGACGCCGGGAAGGCCCGGCGCATGGTGGACTTTCTGGAGCGCGGGGGCTTCGGCCTCTCCGGCGGGCATATAAAGCCGGTCCCCAGCTACGACGTGCGCGGCTTCGGCTTCTCCCCCACGCAGTACTGGCGCGGGCCGGTCTGGATCAACATGGACTGGTTCCTGATGCGCGGCCTGAGGCGCTACGGCTACGGCGAGCAGGCGGGCCGCCTCCGCGACGCGATCGTCGAGCTCTGCGAGAAGAGCGGCTTCTACGAGTACTTCGACCCGGCCACCGGGCAGGGGCACGGCTCGGTGCTCTTCTCCTGGTCGGCGGCCCTGCTCATAGACGCGCTGCTCGGCGCGGAGGAGGGGGACCGCTGA